Within the Streptomyces vilmorinianum genome, the region TGTGGGCCTTGTCCGCCTTGATGGCTGGCAGGTCCCACTGCAGGGGCTCCAACGGGTCCTGCCCGTCGGTGGCGCCGGCCGCGGCGGCCGTGGCCTCGGCCGCGGTGAGCGCCTGGCCGCCCTCGCCGACAGACGTGTCGGTCTGGACGGAGAGCGGGGCGGTGCGCGTCGAGCCGGCCGACACCACACCGCGGGCCTGACGGATCGTCTTCGCGAACTCGGGGTTCTGCGAGTGGACGACAATCACGCCGATCTGGTCATAGGAGATGACCACTGTGCCACCGGCCGCGGCTATCGCCTTCTTCACCGACGCGGCCGTCCAGCGGCCACCCTCGATGTTCACGACGTACGACAGCTTGGGGCCGTCCGTCGAGACGGCGGTCGTCGCCGGGGTGTCGCTCAGTTCCGCGGCGGATGCGCCGGTCGGAAGGAAGCCGAGCGAGGCCGTGAGCGCGAGACCGGCAGGCAGAGCAAGTACTCTGCCGCGTCTCGATCCCAGATGAGCCATGGGTTCTCCACATCATCCGTATGTACTGCCCGCACACCGGTTGTGCGCGGGCAGGTGCATGACGAGTGAAGCTATCGCTGATCTTCCCGGCCGTTCAATGAGTTGAGAGGACGAGATGAGGATTCAGGGGAAGAAAATCGTCGGCGGTGAACCGCGTCGCCTCGCCCTCCGTGCCGTTGTGCAGGGGAGGAGCTCCTTCCGGAGCCCGTTTCCCCCACCCCCAGTGAGGCCCTTATGTCCATGCCCACCGCACCCGCGCCCCGAGGAGAATCCGTGGCCACCGAAGCACCGCCGCCGCCCCAGGGCGGCACGGACGTCCACATCGGCCCCGCCCAGCCCACGACCGAGGCGTTCGTCGAGGTGCAGGAGAGTGCGGAATTCGGCGAACTGCGCCGCACGTACCGCTCCTTCGCCTTCCCCCTGACGATCGCCTTCATCGCCTGGTACCTGCTGTACGTGCTGCTCTCCAACTACGCGGGCGGCTTCATGGGGACCAGGCTCTTCGGCAACATCAACGTGGCGCTCGTCCTCGGCCTCGGCCAGTTCGCCACCACGTTCCTCATCGCCTGGCTCTACTCGCGGCACGCGGCCGACCGCCTCGACCCGAAGGCCGAGGCCATCAAGTCCCGTATGGACCGCACGGCAGGCACGGACCGCACGGAAGGCATGGAGGCCGACGCGTGAGCAGCACTCTTCTTCTCGCGGCGGGGAACGCGACCAGCGAGCACCGGCCGCTGATCATCGCCCTCTTCGGCGCCTTCGTCGTCGCCACGCTCTTCATCACCGTCTGGGCCGGCCGCCAGACCAAGAGCGCCGCCGACTTCTACGCGGGCGGCCGCCAGTTCACCGGCTTCCAGAACGGCCTCGCGATCTCCGGCGACTACATGTCCGCCGCGTCCTTCCTCGGTATCGCGGGCGCCATCGCGCTCTTCGGCTACGACGGCTTCCTGTACTCGATCGGCTTCCTCGTCGCCTGGCTGGTCGCCCTGCTCCTGGTCGCCGAACCGCTGCGCAACTCCGGCCGGTTCACCATGGGTGACGTCCTCGCGTACCGGATGCGCCAGCGCCCGGTCCGTACCGCCGCCGGCACCTCCACCATCGTCGTCTCGATCTTCTACCTGCTCGCCCAGATGGCCGGCGCAGGTGTGCTCGTCTCGCTGCTCCTCGGCATCACCAGCGACGGCGGCAAGGTCGCCATCGTCGCCCTGGTCGGCGTGCTGATGATCGTGTACGTCACCATCGGCGGCATGAAGGGCACCACCTGGGTGCAGATGGTCAAGGCCGTGCTGCTCATCGCGGGCACGCTCCTGATCACCTTCCTCATCCTGATGAAGTTCAACTTCAACCTCTCCGACCTGCTCGGCGCCGCCGCCACCAACAGCGGCAAGGGCCAGGCCTTCCTGGAGCCCGGCCTCAAGTACGGGGCCACCGGCATCTCGAAGCTGGACTTCATCTCGCTCGGCATCGCGCTCGTCCTCGGCACGGCCGGCCTGCCGCACATCCTGATCCGCTTCTACACGGTGCCGACCGCCAAGGCCGCCCGTAAGTCGGTCAACTGGGCCATCGGCATCATCGGTGGCTTCTACCTGATGACGATCGTCCTCGGCTTCGGCGCCGCGGCCCTGCTGAAGAACAGCGACATCATCGCCTCGAACAAGGCGGGCAACACCGCCGCCCCGCTCGCGGCCCTGGAGATCGGCGGCGGCGCCGACTCCACCGGCGGCGCGATCCTGCTCGCGGTGATCTCCGCCGTCGCCTTCGCCACCATCCTCGCGGTGGTCGCCGGACTGACCCTGGCCTCGTCGTCCTCCTTCGCGCACGACATCTACGCCAACGTCATCAAGCGCGGGAAGGCCACGGAGAAGGAGGAGGTCCGCGCCGCCCGCTGGGCGACCGTCCTCATCGGTGTCGTCTCGATCGCGCTCGGCGCGCTCGCCCGCGACCTCAACGTCGCCGGCCTGGTCGCCCTCGCGTTCGCCGTGGCCGCCTCCGCCAACCTGCCGACGATCCTCTACAGCCTCTTCTGGAAGCGGTTCACCACCCAGGGCGCGCTGTGGTCGATCTACGGCGGCCTGATCTCCGCGGTCGTGCTCGTGCTGTTCTCGCCGGTGGTCTCCGGCAAGCCCACCTCGATGTTCAAGAGCGTGGACTTCTACTGGTTCCCGCTGGAGAACCCCGGCATCGTCTCGATCCCGCTGGGCTTCCTGCTCGGCTGGCTCGGCACGATCCTCTCCAAGGAGGAGCCGGACAAGGGCAAGTACGCGGAGCTCGAGGTCAAGTCCCTCACCGGTGTCGGAGCGCACTGAACCGCCCACCCTCCGCAACCACCGAGCGGCCGCGTCGTAGAGTCCTACGACGCGGCCGCGTCCGTCCTCGTTCCAATCGGCCCCTGCTGGTTGTCGGTGGTCTCGCGTAGGCTCGCTGTAGAAACCGCCGAACGACGGGGAGGGGGCCCACAGTGCTCATCGACACCTACGGCCGTGTGGCCACTGACCTGCGTGTTTCGCTCACGGACCGGTGCAATCTGCGGTGTACGTACTGTATGCCGGAAGAGGGCCTGCAGTGGCTGGCCAAGCCCGACCTGCTGACCGACGACGAGATCGTCCGGCTGGTACGGATCGCCGTCACCGACCTCGGCGTCACCGAGGTCCGCTTCACCGGC harbors:
- a CDS encoding DUF485 domain-containing protein; translated protein: MATEAPPPPQGGTDVHIGPAQPTTEAFVEVQESAEFGELRRTYRSFAFPLTIAFIAWYLLYVLLSNYAGGFMGTRLFGNINVALVLGLGQFATTFLIAWLYSRHAADRLDPKAEAIKSRMDRTAGTDRTEGMEADA
- a CDS encoding solute symporter family protein, coding for MSSTLLLAAGNATSEHRPLIIALFGAFVVATLFITVWAGRQTKSAADFYAGGRQFTGFQNGLAISGDYMSAASFLGIAGAIALFGYDGFLYSIGFLVAWLVALLLVAEPLRNSGRFTMGDVLAYRMRQRPVRTAAGTSTIVVSIFYLLAQMAGAGVLVSLLLGITSDGGKVAIVALVGVLMIVYVTIGGMKGTTWVQMVKAVLLIAGTLLITFLILMKFNFNLSDLLGAAATNSGKGQAFLEPGLKYGATGISKLDFISLGIALVLGTAGLPHILIRFYTVPTAKAARKSVNWAIGIIGGFYLMTIVLGFGAAALLKNSDIIASNKAGNTAAPLAALEIGGGADSTGGAILLAVISAVAFATILAVVAGLTLASSSSFAHDIYANVIKRGKATEKEEVRAARWATVLIGVVSIALGALARDLNVAGLVALAFAVAASANLPTILYSLFWKRFTTQGALWSIYGGLISAVVLVLFSPVVSGKPTSMFKSVDFYWFPLENPGIVSIPLGFLLGWLGTILSKEEPDKGKYAELEVKSLTGVGAH